Proteins encoded in a region of the Paenibacillus sp. E222 genome:
- a CDS encoding molecular chaperone, with translation MNGYSYRLYPDATGRERARGTMRYTREELMDMTTFQLRNICYKERLVEGLGSRTEREELIRIILKFLGADDVLWIDQSVEGGFERIQKAISRHMTAPMSSDGGISVPARLILYEGLNVDKLDRYVVTAPGGLTESNVLLVNESMELCGIFNLVKDESISGTFYLTAGSGSTWKRSGNRQYSLLFFRKRDSEYLYQTYYSSRPLPPVHIQYTQIPLADLDIRELEPTDAVLAIDFGTSNTTAGAYLHNGYIQAPSSQDLLNGRVRMDAINYVAFPDPTYKDTDWIEVLPTAIGVAECSDPANIRYEFGYEALRSMRRGGYSSRASVFRSMKRWVNNYNKMEEIVDVHGNAAMVSRMDLLRAYMNYIIRTAEHQFKCKFRHVHFTSPVKMKTQFLQMFGEMLPDYRIEQTYALDEGMAVLYNTLADGMERGAFMEGQTYHALVIDCGGGTTDLSSCAFTIEDGHMAYKLDIHTTYENGDTNFGGHNITYRIMQFMKIVFADYYSGRRQVTDIDSLIEAPGADVFRQVDEEGVKSVYQKLEQRYEEAEHIIPTAFARRENRSRDEYLRVRGNFYFLWEIAEEMKQQFFRKTGILRNRFHSEMEGDGDSDLQITTMERWFLSVERNGELKDEYEFPDVVFNIKEITQLIKADIYEVVRKFLDDFYRQGRMSQYSIIKLTGQSCRIDVFREALKEFVPGRSIEFRQKPAEGRVPDLKLACLRGAIRYLSARKTGSVQADITHDAAVIPYTVSAYTHNGHEKMLINSLDRSNGIPGSISRPFETAEVELYLSGSDGQLRQKFVYANRPDFYKEVLYENIRDQYGDKIPQDDTDSIVNGETKFFVFPDDRHWGFHVLPVARMNERLYLGPQKLLPFETDLSELDFFDGMK, from the coding sequence ATGAACGGCTATTCATACCGATTGTATCCCGATGCCACGGGCAGGGAACGGGCCAGAGGAACTATGCGTTATACGCGCGAAGAGTTGATGGACATGACCACATTTCAATTACGGAATATTTGTTACAAGGAGCGACTGGTTGAGGGATTGGGGTCCCGCACGGAGCGTGAAGAACTGATTCGGATTATTCTGAAATTTTTGGGAGCGGACGATGTATTGTGGATTGATCAGTCTGTTGAAGGCGGATTCGAGCGTATACAGAAGGCCATTTCTCGTCATATGACGGCTCCCATGAGCAGTGATGGAGGCATTAGTGTGCCTGCGCGACTGATTCTATACGAAGGATTGAACGTGGACAAGCTGGATCGTTATGTGGTCACCGCACCGGGTGGTTTAACCGAATCCAACGTACTTTTGGTCAATGAGAGTATGGAGCTGTGTGGCATCTTTAATCTGGTTAAGGACGAGTCCATATCCGGAACCTTTTATTTGACGGCAGGAAGTGGATCGACCTGGAAACGATCGGGCAACAGACAGTACAGTCTTCTCTTTTTCCGTAAACGCGATTCGGAATATCTATATCAGACCTATTACTCTAGCAGGCCTCTTCCTCCGGTTCATATTCAATATACTCAAATTCCACTGGCCGATCTGGACATCCGGGAACTTGAACCGACAGACGCTGTACTTGCAATTGACTTTGGCACCTCCAATACGACGGCAGGCGCCTATTTGCATAATGGTTATATTCAGGCACCAAGCAGCCAGGATTTGCTGAATGGGCGGGTTCGTATGGATGCCATTAACTATGTGGCTTTTCCCGATCCTACATACAAAGACACGGACTGGATTGAGGTCCTCCCTACGGCCATCGGTGTGGCGGAGTGCTCGGATCCAGCGAACATTCGTTACGAGTTCGGCTACGAAGCGCTGCGAAGCATGCGTCGGGGAGGGTACAGCAGCCGGGCGAGTGTCTTCCGCAGCATGAAGCGCTGGGTGAACAATTACAACAAAATGGAAGAGATCGTCGATGTTCATGGCAATGCGGCCATGGTTTCCCGTATGGATCTGCTGCGTGCGTACATGAATTACATCATCCGAACGGCAGAGCATCAGTTCAAGTGCAAATTTCGCCATGTGCATTTTACCAGTCCCGTGAAGATGAAAACACAGTTTTTGCAGATGTTTGGAGAGATGCTTCCCGATTATCGGATTGAGCAGACGTATGCGCTGGATGAAGGAATGGCTGTGCTCTATAACACCCTTGCAGACGGGATGGAACGCGGTGCTTTTATGGAAGGGCAGACGTATCATGCACTCGTGATTGATTGTGGCGGTGGAACGACGGATTTGTCATCCTGTGCGTTTACGATCGAGGACGGTCATATGGCGTATAAACTGGACATCCATACCACTTACGAAAATGGGGATACCAACTTCGGAGGTCACAATATTACCTACCGTATCATGCAATTCATGAAAATCGTGTTTGCCGACTACTACAGCGGACGTCGTCAGGTGACGGATATTGATAGCCTGATCGAGGCACCCGGTGCGGATGTGTTCCGTCAGGTGGACGAAGAGGGTGTGAAGTCCGTTTATCAGAAGCTGGAGCAGCGATATGAGGAGGCAGAACACATCATCCCTACTGCGTTTGCGCGTAGAGAGAATCGTTCACGGGATGAGTATTTGCGGGTAAGAGGCAACTTCTACTTTCTGTGGGAAATCGCAGAAGAGATGAAGCAGCAATTTTTCCGCAAAACCGGCATCCTACGAAACCGATTCCACTCGGAGATGGAGGGCGACGGGGATAGTGATTTGCAGATCACCACCATGGAGCGTTGGTTCCTCTCGGTAGAACGGAATGGTGAGTTGAAGGATGAGTATGAGTTTCCCGATGTGGTGTTCAATATCAAGGAAATTACCCAGCTGATTAAAGCTGATATCTATGAGGTGGTCCGTAAGTTTTTGGATGATTTCTATCGGCAGGGGCGGATGAGCCAGTACTCAATTATCAAGTTGACAGGTCAGTCCTGCCGCATTGATGTATTTCGGGAAGCGCTGAAAGAGTTTGTTCCAGGCAGAAGCATTGAGTTCCGGCAAAAACCTGCGGAAGGGCGTGTGCCTGATCTCAAACTTGCCTGCCTTCGAGGGGCAATCCGTTATCTGAGTGCACGCAAAACAGGAAGCGTTCAAGCCGACATCACGCATGATGCCGCTGTAATTCCGTATACCGTAAGTGCCTACACGCATAATGGACATGAAAAAATGCTGATCAACAGTCTGGACCGGAGTAATGGCATTCCTGGCAGCATTTCTCGTCCATTCGAGACGGCAGAAGTGGAGTTATATTTGAGTGGAAGCGATGGTCAATTAAGACAGAAATTTGTATATGCCAACCGTCCGGATTTCTATAAAGAGGTGCTCTACGAAAATATCCGGGATCAGTACGGAGATAAGATTCCACAGGATGATACGGATTCCATCGTGAATGGAGAGACGAAGTTTTTTGTTTTTCCGGATGACCGCCATTGGGGTTTTCATGTATTACCGGTTGCCCGCATGAATGAACGATTGTATCTGGGGCCGCAGAAGCTGCTTCCGTTTGAAACGGACTTGTCGGAACTGGACTTCTTTGACGGAATGAAGTAA
- a CDS encoding DNA and RNA helicase, which produces MFTYSYPHFNKGRILKTSMLEGLRDFPRDYIELYYRGYADGILAGAEVEVFPDKLVVSPGMVLHKGRLYMLTEPMELVYQATGRVNVLKLRFAADETGSDMTTSHSELMLDEETTCASGELELARFKLKEGARLRRDYQTFADLATEFNTLHVIHTPYAAEEASTLSPVVMKDYAERLLRTGTSDPQDLVFAMMCLNEGTVARSVILHHIASRLGLEYRKYDNAQIHRYLDRILANAGRGTGRSHPVGGPHRMIVD; this is translated from the coding sequence ATGTTCACATATTCATATCCGCATTTTAACAAGGGAAGAATTCTGAAAACATCCATGTTGGAGGGACTACGTGATTTCCCCAGAGACTACATCGAGCTGTATTATCGTGGTTATGCAGACGGCATCCTTGCAGGTGCAGAGGTGGAAGTGTTCCCGGACAAGTTGGTCGTCTCCCCTGGAATGGTGCTGCATAAAGGAAGGCTTTATATGCTGACAGAGCCTATGGAACTGGTATATCAAGCTACCGGCCGAGTCAATGTGCTCAAACTTCGATTTGCAGCGGATGAAACGGGGAGTGACATGACTACAAGTCATTCGGAACTGATGTTGGATGAAGAGACAACATGTGCATCGGGTGAATTGGAACTAGCTCGATTCAAGCTGAAGGAAGGGGCCCGGCTGCGCCGAGACTACCAGACCTTTGCCGATTTGGCGACGGAGTTCAACACGCTGCATGTCATTCATACCCCTTATGCAGCCGAGGAAGCAAGCACCTTATCCCCTGTTGTCATGAAGGATTATGCCGAGAGATTGCTTCGAACGGGGACCTCTGATCCCCAGGATCTGGTCTTCGCCATGATGTGTCTCAATGAAGGAACGGTTGCGCGTAGCGTCATTTTGCATCACATTGCCAGTCGATTGGGGCTGGAGTACAGAAAATACGATAATGCGCAGATTCATCGATATCTGGATCGCATCTTGGCGAATGCAGGCCGGGGGACGGGGCGCTCACACCCGGTAGGTGGACCACATCGAATGATTGTGGATTGA